The Rhipicephalus microplus isolate Deutch F79 chromosome 4, USDA_Rmic, whole genome shotgun sequence sequence ttctgcggttacaaaggaaaaaaaaaacgtgtgcgaAAAGGATAAGCAATATCCGTGATGTATTTGTTTACGATTCAGCAGCAATCATACCACCAAGTAGGTTGCGCAAATGGCGCCGTTTCTTGCCATAATACTAAGGCAAGCTGGCCCTATAGGCAGCCAAGTGACCAGTTGCGCCTGGTATGTGAATCCAGGTGGCGCTCACGTCGTGGTTATTGGCGACGTAAGTGTTCCGAGATGAAGTCAAGCGGGTGGCGGACGGTGACTGTGATCTTCTTGGCCGGCTTCAGGTGAGGGTTGCTGCTGGGGATGTAGGTGGCGCACACACGTATCAGCACAACTGTCGCCACCGCACTGAGCACGATGCCCAGAGCTGTTAGGAACCAGTGACGCTGTGGAACATTGTCAGATGATCCAATCGTTGGAGTGTAATGGAAGGAATGCACAGGTACAGTTATAATAGCGGTATTTTTGCATTGTCAACCGTTTAGTCATGTTTATCCAACTGTTGGTCACAATTTAGCAAGCGTTAGTCGGTGATAATGAGTAAAAAACCATATAGTTCATGTCACGTCACTTGCTCAAGCGCAcctcaagattttttttttttttgcactgtgagGGTACTGTTTTTCAAGCACTATTCAGCCGggctgttctttttttataaGGTGTCACTTGTTTTGATTTACcggaacaacaacagcaacatgAACAGAACAAACTAGCGGTGTGCTGCACGCAAAAAGTAATTGATAGAAATATTCAATCTTcaacttatttctttttttcaaacgAACCTATAAATGTTAAGAGAATACAGGTGTTGCGCGAGATTAGATGGATGCGCACTTACCACGAGCAGGTTAGGGAATTCCTTGTTCCCTAGCACGAGCCACTGGAGCCTGGTGAGtggaccttcagtgtcgatgtgGCGGCACTGCTGGAACACGTCGCAGTAGCCGTGATTGTGGTCGCACAGGGCTCCGGGCTGCATCTTCTTGTGGCAGAGGCTACGCATGCGACGGAAGGAACACGCTTCACGGCACTCGCTGCCCGGATCTGGAATGACaatattcggggggggggggggaggtcagaAAAAGTCGAAGCCCGAAAGAAATTTTAGAAAATGACAGCATGTTCACGGAGTGAacaatgatgagtggggtgaagcatccgtccacaCATGCGTCCTTGCGTGCGATCGCGTTCGAGGATGCAGACGGcgcacgggtaacaccgacgagacgcgagccacgGAAGCCAAGCGGCAAGCGTCTTGAACGCACCCACCGCTCTGCTACGTCCATGCCACACCAACGATCCACCATGTTCTCGTAAACTTCTCATGAACTCCTTCAGCATCCGATGTGGCGCTACTAAACAAAACACTAACGTCAGAAAAGGTGGTCACTGCAGCGAGTGATGAGACCTTTGCGCTGTCTCTCGCTTTGACGCAAAGTGAGCGGTGCGAAAAAGCACGCACAAAAGGCACGACTTCGCGTGCGATCGCACCCAacagctttttttatttctcacatCATCAGGCACCGCGCAGTAGAAGTACTCTAAATTAATTTTTGTGCCAGTGGGTGTTCCTTTATGTCTATGTATgtacatttttttgcatttagcCCAGATCGAAATGGGGCAATGGTTAGGGTATTGAATCCGAGTCCCTGATCTCAGCAGCACGACACATCAGCTGCTGCTAACCCGTACTGGCGTGCACTTTATACCTGTGAGTCGGATATGCCACTTATAAGCAGCAGCTTTGGGCTACTATAGTTGCTTGAAAAATATTTCAATCGCTTGCCGTGTTCTCACTTTAAATATACTTAGCTTATAGAGTGCGTTACGTTCATTAGTAGTGCGTTTGATGATTTTGATGTTGTAGGACAGTTGAGAGAGCGTTGAAATCAAACATTTGCGGGTGTCTCGAGATAAATTGATGGGAAGTCTTTTATCGAGAAATAGACAGACGGAAGTCCTCTGCCAGGATGGGCGGGACTTTGTCATCCTTCACAGTGTCTTGAAGGAAATAAGTGTAAATTTAAGAGActcttttctttgttagacacagtatTAATGCTATATAACAAAAAATCttgccaagtaaagtataggggacgttattagaagtaattttaaCGTactatgtgaagaaagaaaagtggaggaaaataTAACTTCGCACGAacagggaccaaacctgcgactttcgaataacgcgtccgattcTCCAGTCATTTCCACTCATACAGGTTTTTCTACTCATTTAAGTTGCTGTCACTTGCACTGATGGGGTGTGCGGTCAGGGCTGGGATAAGTCCCCCAAACCACCGTGATCAGGCCTCTTAGACTTTCGAATTGTCACGCGCGTTTCTTGCTTCCGGTTTGTTGTATTCGGTTCACACCCTCAAAGGATGTCAGCAATGCTCTGCGCAGACCACGCCTCAGGGTTCGAGAAGCTTGGCGACtgtaataaattatttttttttcaataaagtgcGCACTACGCGAACAGCCGAGATTATTCTGGGTAACCTGGTGTGCGCAAATGTAGCCGAACGACAACAGAAAATAATAGACAGCGACAAGCACAAACGTTTGTCCCCGTCTATTCTTTTCTGTTGTCGTTCGTCTGCATTTGCGAACACCAGGTTATACCCagaattatgaaccaactcgcacAGCTACAAGTTTTACTGAACAAGCTTATTCCAGAGTTTACGCGGCCACCAGCGATGACGCTGGAATCTTCCATAGCGCACGTATCAAACCCGACGCGCTTTACCACCAGTCAGTTTTATTGATGACCGATGCTCTATTCGCTGATGTAAGCGTAGAGCGTGCATTGCTTGCTGCAGTCTCCACCGGCCAGCCGCAAGTTTGGTCAAATAAAGAGTTTCATCATGTACACTGTctatttttatgaaagggaacacgcgaacgcgtggccagCGCTCTGCGGCGGCAGCCTACAGCACAATCAACCAACAAGTGAAAAAAACACTTTCGAACgacgtttgatatgttggcagaGGACTACGCATTGCAGGCGTGAGCAGACAGAGAGTGCAATCGAACAGCGCTTGTCTATTGGCCATAACTCATTATTTTTTgcggcaacagatgacgctgaaagcgaacgtgtttctTTTTGCTGTCgattgatggtgctgtaggcagccgccgcagagcgcaggccacgcgttcgcgtgttccctttcataaaggacgacagtgtacaagCCAGCTGCCGCCGTCGTTCTcgtccctgtttc is a genomic window containing:
- the LOC142813935 gene encoding disintegrin and metalloproteinase domain-containing protein 10-like; protein product: MRSLCHKKMQPGALCDHNHGYCDVFQQCRHIDTEGPLTRLQWLVLGNKEFPNLLVRHWFLTALGIVLSAVATVVLIRVCATYIPSSNPHLKPAKKITVTVRHPLDFISEHLRRQ